One Candidatus Tanganyikabacteria bacterium DNA segment encodes these proteins:
- a CDS encoding ABC transporter permease, producing the protein MVVRRFLKHKLAVISLCVLSGMILAAIVGPFFLPKFDAIDLANTNQFTPSLSHPLGTDELGQDVLARLLYAGRISLFVGLTAAFLGVVIGCIIGSLSGFYGKVVDMTLMRFTDMVLCVPLLMLLMVLSSFTRGRTLIPGLPSDLQQLVVIVVIIGVTSWMGVSRLVRGEFLSLREQEFAVASRAMGGKDFWIITRHLLPNAMAPIFVAATLGVGEAIILESALSFLGFGVQPPVPTWGNMLTNAQQYMISTPWLAVYPGMMIFLTVVSINFIGDGLRDAMDPKLKH; encoded by the coding sequence ATGGTGGTGCGGCGCTTCCTCAAGCACAAGCTCGCCGTCATCTCGCTGTGCGTGCTGTCCGGCATGATCCTGGCCGCCATCGTGGGGCCGTTCTTCCTGCCCAAGTTCGACGCCATCGACCTGGCCAACACCAACCAGTTCACGCCCTCGCTCTCCCATCCGCTGGGCACTGACGAACTGGGCCAGGACGTGCTCGCGCGGCTGCTGTACGCCGGCCGCATCTCCCTTTTCGTCGGCCTCACCGCCGCGTTCCTCGGGGTGGTGATCGGCTGCATCATCGGCTCGTTGTCGGGCTTCTACGGCAAGGTCGTCGACATGACCCTCATGCGGTTCACGGACATGGTCCTCTGCGTGCCCCTCCTGATGCTGCTGATGGTGCTCTCGTCGTTCACCCGCGGCCGCACCCTGATCCCGGGCCTGCCGTCCGATCTGCAGCAACTGGTGGTCATCGTCGTGATCATCGGCGTCACGAGCTGGATGGGCGTGTCGCGCCTGGTGCGAGGCGAGTTCCTCTCGCTGCGCGAGCAGGAGTTCGCCGTCGCGTCGCGGGCCATGGGCGGCAAGGACTTCTGGATCATCACCCGCCACCTGCTGCCAAACGCGATGGCGCCCATCTTCGTGGCGGCCACCCTGGGCGTGGGCGAGGCGATCATCCTGGAGAGCGCCCTGTCGTTCCTCGGCTTCGGCGTGCAGCCGCCCGTGCCCACCTGGGGCAACATGCTCACGAACGCGCAGCAATACATGATTTCCACGCCTTGGCTGGCGGTGTATCCCGGGATGATGATCTTCCTGACGGTCGTGTCGATCAACTTCATCGGCGACGGCCTGCGCGACGCGATGGATCCCAAGCTCAAGCACTGA
- a CDS encoding acetyl-CoA C-acetyltransferase: MQDRDIVILGGARTAFTEFGGSLKDWSPTDLGVAAAKAALERCGLDAADVDGVIVGNVVQCDTDAAYLARHVGLKAGVPETAPALTVNRLCGSGLQAIVSAAQDLLLGEATVVLAGGTESLSTAPYTVPRARFGQAMGHMPLVDTLWSALTDKYAGVQMAITAENLAARYGIGRDEQDAFALASHQRAAAAIASGRLAAEIAPITLTTRKGETRVDSDEHVRADTTLAALAKLPARFKQDGTVTAGNASGINDGAAMLVVTTAKTAQQRGWKPQARLVSWAVAGVDPSIMGIGPVPASRKALERAGLGLDDMAVIEVNEAFAAQALAVAKALDVDPARLNTNGGAIAVGHPLAASGARLALTTIHELRSQGKQYGLASLCIGGGQGIAAVFEAL, from the coding sequence ATGCAAGACCGAGACATCGTCATCCTGGGCGGCGCGCGGACCGCGTTCACCGAGTTCGGCGGGAGCCTCAAGGACTGGTCGCCCACCGATCTGGGCGTGGCCGCCGCGAAGGCGGCGCTGGAGCGCTGCGGCCTGGACGCGGCGGACGTGGACGGCGTCATCGTCGGCAACGTCGTGCAGTGCGATACGGACGCCGCCTATCTGGCCCGCCATGTGGGCCTGAAAGCCGGCGTGCCGGAGACGGCGCCGGCGCTCACGGTCAACCGCCTCTGCGGCTCGGGCCTCCAGGCGATCGTCAGCGCCGCGCAGGATCTGCTGCTGGGAGAAGCCACGGTCGTCCTGGCCGGCGGCACCGAGAGCCTCTCGACCGCGCCCTACACGGTGCCGCGGGCCCGCTTCGGCCAGGCGATGGGCCACATGCCGCTGGTGGACACGCTCTGGAGCGCGCTGACCGACAAGTACGCCGGCGTGCAGATGGCCATCACCGCCGAGAACCTCGCCGCCAGGTACGGCATCGGCCGCGACGAGCAGGATGCCTTCGCCCTGGCGAGCCACCAGCGCGCGGCCGCGGCGATCGCCTCGGGCCGCCTGGCGGCGGAGATCGCACCCATCACCCTGACGACCCGCAAGGGCGAGACCCGCGTGGACAGCGACGAACACGTCCGCGCCGACACCACCCTCGCGGCCCTCGCCAAGCTCCCGGCGCGCTTCAAGCAGGACGGCACCGTGACCGCCGGCAACGCCAGCGGCATCAACGACGGCGCCGCCATGCTGGTGGTCACGACGGCGAAGACCGCCCAGCAGCGTGGCTGGAAGCCGCAGGCCCGGCTCGTTTCCTGGGCCGTCGCAGGCGTCGATCCGTCGATCATGGGCATCGGCCCCGTGCCGGCCTCCCGGAAGGCCCTGGAGCGCGCCGGCCTTGGGCTGGACGACATGGCCGTCATCGAGGTCAACGAGGCTTTCGCCGCGCAGGCCCTGGCGGTGGCGAAGGCCCTCGACGTCGATCCGGCGCGCCTCAACACCAACGGCGGCGCCATCGCCGTGGGGCATCCCCTCGCCGCTTCGGGCGCCCGGTTGGCGCTGACGACGATTCACGAGCTGCGGAGCCAGGGCAAGCAGTACGGCCTGGCCTCGCTCTGCATCGGCGGAGGCCAGGGAATCGCCGCGGTCTTCGAGGCTCTCTAA
- a CDS encoding type II secretion system F family protein: MLSGKTRALLYRQLGDMARSGMAIERVFALSAASRKGKLGAALELAAARLRNGSSLEDALRVADAKYPGLFASWELKYIAFGEKAGHLPDFLLQIADQAEEAHTLTTELIGGFAYPLFLLYLTILVGPLAKLILQGPAAYLGTVAGPFLGITVLLGGAVAGLLQPGSRRAILAALRPVPLLGKMVGTAALYRTITALALAYRGGLPVDQAWPLASQASEDAVLIDAGKRIQAQILAGREVAPVLERLPAVFPVPVRTAYQTGEATGNLDGELLHAAGFLRRDLEVLRKSAVKVANTGFYLLVAAFMAGNVLDIYRGPMAQIDQIYRDLP; the protein is encoded by the coding sequence GTGCTCTCAGGCAAGACCCGCGCCCTCCTGTATCGGCAGCTCGGAGACATGGCCCGTTCGGGCATGGCGATCGAGCGGGTGTTCGCCCTCTCGGCGGCCAGCCGCAAGGGGAAACTCGGAGCCGCCCTGGAACTGGCTGCGGCCCGCTTGCGCAACGGATCGTCGCTGGAAGACGCCCTGCGAGTCGCCGACGCAAAGTACCCGGGGCTCTTCGCGTCGTGGGAACTCAAGTACATCGCTTTCGGCGAGAAGGCCGGCCACCTGCCGGATTTCCTCCTGCAGATCGCCGATCAGGCCGAGGAAGCCCATACCCTCACGACCGAACTGATCGGCGGGTTTGCCTACCCCCTCTTCCTGCTCTACCTGACGATCCTGGTGGGACCGCTCGCCAAGCTGATCCTTCAGGGTCCTGCCGCCTACCTCGGTACCGTCGCCGGTCCGTTCCTGGGCATCACGGTCCTACTGGGCGGCGCGGTTGCCGGCCTGCTGCAGCCCGGTTCGCGGCGCGCCATCCTGGCGGCTTTGCGGCCGGTGCCGCTGCTCGGGAAGATGGTCGGCACGGCGGCGCTCTACCGCACGATCACGGCGCTTGCCCTGGCCTACCGGGGCGGTCTGCCGGTCGACCAGGCTTGGCCACTGGCCTCCCAGGCATCCGAAGACGCCGTGCTGATCGACGCCGGCAAGCGGATCCAGGCGCAGATCCTGGCCGGCCGGGAGGTTGCCCCCGTCCTCGAGCGCCTGCCCGCGGTGTTCCCCGTGCCGGTCCGGACGGCTTACCAAACCGGCGAGGCGACCGGCAACCTGGATGGCGAACTGCTCCATGCCGCCGGCTTCCTCAGGCGGGATCTGGAAGTCCTGCGCAAGAGCGCGGTCAAGGTGGCCAACACCGGCTTCTACCTGCTGGTGGCCGCCTTCATGGCCGGCAATGTCCTGGATATCTACCGAGGCCCCATGGCCCAGATCGATCAGATCTACCGCGACCTTCCTTAA
- the nfi gene encoding deoxyribonuclease V: MKVELRRPHRFDVAPYEAQQIQRELARQVVAEDDFPDFATIGGIEIGHSRFDDRIQVSVAVLSYPDLQLVERAVVEHRTKFPFVPDLLSFREVPAILQALGELSRLPEMFMVDGPGIAHPKGLGVASHLGVVLDIPAVGCSKVTAVGSFVQPEVNAGSTTSLVWQGEIIGVVFRSKNRVAPLFVSSGHRVARDTAARLVRETCQGYRLPEPTRVAAGLLTEAKQTARDAALAAET, encoded by the coding sequence GTGAAAGTCGAACTGCGCCGTCCTCATCGCTTCGACGTCGCCCCCTACGAGGCCCAGCAGATTCAGCGGGAGCTCGCGCGGCAGGTCGTGGCCGAAGACGACTTCCCCGACTTCGCCACCATCGGGGGCATCGAGATCGGGCACAGCCGCTTCGACGACCGGATCCAGGTCTCGGTGGCCGTCCTGTCGTATCCCGATCTCCAGCTCGTCGAGCGAGCGGTGGTCGAGCACCGCACGAAGTTTCCGTTCGTGCCCGATCTCCTGTCCTTCCGGGAGGTGCCGGCCATCCTGCAGGCTCTCGGCGAGCTGTCGCGGCTGCCCGAGATGTTCATGGTCGACGGGCCTGGCATCGCCCATCCCAAGGGGTTGGGCGTCGCCAGTCACCTGGGAGTGGTGCTGGATATCCCGGCGGTGGGCTGTTCCAAGGTGACGGCGGTCGGCAGCTTCGTACAGCCCGAGGTCAACGCCGGTTCCACCACCTCGCTGGTCTGGCAGGGCGAGATCATCGGGGTCGTGTTCCGCAGCAAGAACCGGGTGGCGCCGCTCTTCGTGTCCAGCGGCCACAGGGTCGCGCGCGACACCGCCGCCCGCCTGGTGCGGGAGACATGCCAGGGCTACCGTCTGCCGGAACCAACGCGCGTCGCGGCGGGTCTTCTTACCGAGGCCAAGCAAACTGCACGCGACGCGGCGCTTGCTGCCGAAACCTGA
- a CDS encoding 3'-5' exonuclease, which produces MSAAVVTVVDLETTGLDYKLDRILEIGAVRLEDGSAAGEFHALVNPEVPLRESNVAIHGITQEMVRGCPRIRDVLPAFLEFLGDTALVAHNAVFDYNFLNQNAQLLLKRELGNPIIDTSVLAKEVFPRERALSLERLLQLMRKPAEGLHRALNDARALASLYPDLAELYEAKLAWHRSRFAISDSLAGRYLQLTDLIEELKAEEWEVRRTLELYFIETGRDAIAVPGGTVVKLEKKESWEFHSEEVRGILAEAGILERVTRVDRTKLDRYLKGDRLTPEQKEAILSTRRFLGYRPHLSVERPS; this is translated from the coding sequence GTGAGTGCGGCAGTCGTAACCGTCGTCGATCTGGAGACCACCGGCCTCGACTACAAGCTCGACCGGATTCTCGAGATCGGCGCCGTGCGCCTGGAAGACGGGAGCGCGGCAGGGGAGTTCCATGCGCTGGTAAACCCCGAGGTGCCGCTGCGCGAGTCCAACGTGGCGATCCACGGCATCACCCAGGAGATGGTGCGCGGCTGCCCGCGCATCCGCGACGTCCTGCCCGCGTTCCTGGAGTTCCTCGGTGACACCGCTCTGGTGGCCCACAACGCGGTCTTCGACTACAACTTCCTGAACCAGAACGCGCAGTTGCTGCTCAAGCGGGAACTCGGCAACCCCATCATCGACACGTCGGTGCTGGCCAAGGAAGTTTTCCCGCGGGAGCGGGCGCTGTCGCTGGAGCGCTTGCTGCAGCTGATGCGCAAGCCCGCCGAGGGGCTGCACCGCGCGCTCAACGACGCGCGCGCCCTGGCGTCCCTCTATCCCGACCTGGCCGAACTCTACGAAGCGAAGCTGGCGTGGCACCGATCCCGATTCGCGATCTCGGATTCCCTCGCCGGGCGCTACCTCCAGCTCACCGACCTCATCGAGGAGTTGAAGGCCGAGGAATGGGAAGTGCGCCGTACCCTGGAGCTGTACTTCATCGAGACCGGCCGCGATGCCATCGCCGTGCCGGGCGGTACGGTCGTGAAGCTCGAGAAGAAGGAGTCCTGGGAGTTCCACAGCGAGGAAGTCCGCGGCATCCTCGCCGAGGCCGGCATCCTGGAGCGGGTGACACGCGTGGACCGGACCAAGCTGGATCGGTACCTGAAGGGCGACCGCCTGACACCGGAGCAGAAGGAAGCCATCCTGTCGACCCGCCGGTTCCTGGGGTACCGCCCGCATCTCTCGGTCGAACGCCCCTCCTAG
- a CDS encoding NUDIX hydrolase, giving the protein MPADEFGHLKERGLTQESVFRGDVVKVRVDTVALPNGEICSREIVEHPGSVAIVALTSDNQLLLVRQFRYAIGRITLELPAGTCAFGESPEDTARRELREEVGCEAGDLEELGEFYVAPGYGTELIRLFLATGLSEAGTTNLDADEFLEPAKVSLDEAMEMVRDGRIVDAKSIIGLLKLADARRTVA; this is encoded by the coding sequence ATGCCTGCGGATGAGTTTGGGCACCTGAAGGAACGCGGTCTGACGCAGGAGAGCGTCTTTCGCGGCGATGTGGTCAAGGTGCGCGTGGATACGGTCGCCCTGCCGAACGGCGAGATCTGCAGTCGAGAAATCGTCGAGCATCCCGGTTCGGTGGCCATCGTCGCCCTTACGTCGGACAACCAGCTCCTGCTGGTACGCCAGTTCCGCTACGCCATCGGCCGGATCACGCTCGAACTGCCGGCCGGCACCTGCGCCTTCGGCGAATCCCCGGAGGACACCGCGCGGCGCGAACTGCGTGAGGAGGTGGGTTGCGAGGCCGGGGACCTGGAGGAACTCGGGGAGTTCTACGTGGCTCCGGGGTACGGCACGGAGTTGATCCGGCTCTTCTTGGCCACCGGCCTCTCCGAGGCGGGGACCACGAACCTCGACGCCGACGAGTTCCTGGAACCCGCCAAGGTCTCGCTGGATGAGGCGATGGAGATGGTCCGCGACGGCCGAATCGTCGACGCCAAGAGCATCATCGGCCTGCTCAAGCTTGCCGACGCCAGGCGTACGGTCGCCTAG
- a CDS encoding response regulator — translation MTAPQARIVIADDAAFMRTVLRETLSREGFEVVAEGVDGLQAVSLYQSHKPDLIILDITMPNLDGRQALGQIVAADPQARCVMCSAVGQEKIIRETLLAGARDYLIKPFENSQVVATVRRALLERPDRPNSVLEELVAWYDLGELVTRHGLASATEIAAIRDIVKAGGGPKNLYAGLIDKGLATPEDLDGFLAEGHRDVSLAYFLLKGKLLSMEQLRCCLVMMRKSGKLLADTLVEQGFCVADQVGEIAKRVPPYQKPAPATSP, via the coding sequence ATGACGGCGCCGCAGGCCAGGATCGTCATAGCCGACGACGCGGCCTTCATGCGCACCGTCCTGCGGGAGACCCTCTCGCGAGAGGGCTTCGAGGTGGTCGCCGAGGGCGTCGACGGCTTGCAGGCGGTATCCCTCTACCAGAGCCATAAGCCCGACCTCATCATCCTGGACATCACGATGCCCAACCTCGACGGCCGCCAGGCACTCGGCCAGATCGTCGCCGCCGATCCGCAGGCGCGCTGCGTGATGTGCAGCGCGGTCGGGCAGGAGAAGATCATTCGCGAGACCTTGCTGGCGGGAGCCCGCGACTACCTCATCAAGCCGTTCGAGAACAGCCAGGTGGTCGCGACCGTCCGCCGCGCCCTGCTCGAGCGTCCCGACCGGCCGAACTCAGTGCTGGAGGAGCTGGTCGCATGGTACGACCTGGGCGAGCTGGTCACCCGGCACGGCCTGGCCTCGGCCACCGAGATCGCCGCCATTCGCGACATCGTGAAAGCGGGGGGCGGCCCCAAGAACCTCTATGCCGGCTTGATCGACAAGGGACTGGCCACGCCCGAAGACCTCGACGGCTTCCTGGCCGAAGGCCATCGCGACGTGTCGCTGGCTTACTTCCTCCTCAAGGGCAAGCTCCTGTCGATGGAGCAGCTGCGCTGCTGCCTCGTGATGATGCGCAAGAGCGGGAAGCTTCTCGCCGACACCCTGGTCGAGCAAGGCTTCTGCGTGGCCGACCAGGTCGGCGAGATAGCCAAGCGCGTCCCCCCCTACCAGAAGCCGGCGCCCGCCACCTCACCGTAG
- the ndhC gene encoding NADH-quinone oxidoreductase subunit A: MSSTTFALLVTIGLAVLIPAVLLWLAVNVGPSRATPAKLAAYESGIQHVVGSARERFSVKFYLIAILFILFDVEAVFLFPWAVNFHELGHAGFLEMFVFVGVLLVGYVYILTRGALQWD; encoded by the coding sequence ATGTCCTCGACGACCTTCGCTCTGCTGGTCACGATCGGGCTCGCGGTGTTGATCCCGGCGGTCCTGCTCTGGCTGGCGGTCAACGTCGGCCCCAGCCGGGCGACTCCCGCGAAGCTCGCCGCCTACGAATCCGGTATCCAGCACGTCGTGGGTAGCGCCAGGGAGCGGTTTTCGGTCAAGTTCTACCTCATCGCCATCCTGTTCATCCTGTTCGACGTTGAAGCCGTTTTCCTCTTCCCGTGGGCCGTCAACTTCCACGAGCTGGGCCATGCGGGCTTCCTCGAGATGTTCGTCTTCGTCGGCGTGCTGCTGGTGGGCTACGTCTACATCCTGACGCGGGGAGCGCTGCAGTGGGACTAG
- the nuoB gene encoding NADH-quinone oxidoreductase subunit NuoB, whose amino-acid sequence MGLEASGPAWLTTRVDAVLNWARKNSLFPMPFGTACCAIEFMGLVSAEFDVSRFGAEVVRFSPRQSDLLMVMGTISYKQAPILRRIYDQMAEPKWVLCMGVCACSGGFYDNYCTVQGIDDIIPVDIYVAGCPPRPEGLLEAIMKLQRDRIEKESVLGAAPG is encoded by the coding sequence GTGGGACTAGAAGCCTCCGGACCCGCCTGGCTCACGACCCGCGTGGACGCGGTCCTCAACTGGGCCCGCAAGAACAGCCTGTTTCCCATGCCGTTCGGCACGGCCTGCTGTGCCATCGAGTTCATGGGCCTGGTTTCCGCCGAGTTCGACGTGTCGCGTTTCGGCGCGGAGGTCGTGCGCTTCTCGCCGCGGCAGAGCGACCTGCTGATGGTGATGGGCACCATCAGCTACAAGCAGGCCCCCATCCTGCGCCGCATCTACGATCAGATGGCCGAGCCGAAGTGGGTGCTGTGCATGGGCGTTTGCGCCTGCTCGGGCGGCTTCTACGACAACTACTGCACGGTCCAGGGCATCGACGACATCATTCCGGTCGACATCTACGTGGCCGGTTGCCCGCCGCGCCCCGAGGGGCTCCTCGAGGCCATCATGAAGCTGCAGCGCGACCGGATCGAGAAGGAGTCGGTCCTGGGGGCCGCGCCGGGGTAG
- a CDS encoding NADH-quinone oxidoreductase subunit D translates to MALRLRRNGILVPLRDQQILSADSRPFSDHGEPAPPGAPSHGSRGGATAATLEAVSQLTRSGAVLTDPEFYTDLHTDLMFLNMGPSHPASHGTLRTFVALDGETIVAAVCEIGYLHRGFEKTTETQTYNGCIPYTDRLNYVSAMLNNFGFCKAVERLLEVETPPRCKAIRVVIGELSRIIDHLVCVGTNLVDIGALTNYWYTFNVRERVYDIFDKLTGARLTNSYGRIGGLARDFYAGCEDDIRKVLVEIERAVLDVETLVKKNRIFLERVQDVCAVSAEDALSYGWTGPILRASGVEYDVRKAYPYDGYEQYDFEIPVGTVGDTYDRIFVRMYEIAQSVRIIRQALGSLPGGPVSVDAKHVSLPSKDDTYNNIEGLMNHFKLVFEGVRVPPGELYDCSEVANGELGFYIVADGSGKPYRNRCRPPSFQAFAAYPEMIEGAMVADAVATLGSLNIIAGELDR, encoded by the coding sequence ATGGCGCTGCGCCTGCGCCGCAACGGCATCCTGGTGCCCTTGCGCGACCAGCAGATCCTCTCGGCCGATTCCCGGCCGTTCAGCGACCACGGCGAGCCCGCGCCGCCCGGTGCGCCGTCCCACGGCTCGCGCGGGGGAGCGACCGCCGCCACGCTCGAGGCGGTGAGCCAGTTGACGCGCTCGGGCGCCGTGCTCACCGATCCCGAGTTCTACACGGACCTGCACACCGATCTGATGTTCCTGAACATGGGGCCCAGCCACCCGGCGAGCCACGGCACGCTGCGGACCTTCGTCGCTCTCGACGGCGAGACCATCGTGGCGGCGGTCTGCGAGATCGGGTACCTGCATCGCGGGTTCGAGAAGACCACCGAGACGCAGACCTACAACGGTTGCATCCCGTACACCGATCGCCTCAACTACGTGAGCGCGATGCTCAACAACTTCGGCTTCTGCAAGGCCGTCGAGCGGTTGCTCGAAGTCGAGACCCCCCCGCGCTGCAAGGCCATCCGCGTCGTCATCGGCGAACTGTCGCGCATCATCGACCACCTGGTGTGCGTCGGGACCAACCTGGTGGACATCGGCGCCCTGACGAACTACTGGTACACCTTCAACGTCCGCGAGCGCGTGTACGACATCTTCGACAAGCTGACGGGCGCCCGACTGACCAACTCCTACGGCCGCATCGGCGGCCTGGCCCGCGACTTCTACGCCGGCTGCGAGGACGATATCCGCAAGGTCCTCGTGGAGATCGAGCGCGCGGTTCTCGACGTCGAGACCCTGGTCAAGAAGAACCGCATCTTCCTCGAACGCGTGCAGGACGTCTGCGCCGTGTCGGCCGAGGACGCGCTGTCGTACGGCTGGACCGGCCCGATCCTGCGGGCGTCCGGCGTCGAGTACGACGTGCGCAAGGCCTACCCGTACGACGGCTACGAGCAGTACGACTTCGAGATCCCGGTCGGTACGGTCGGCGACACCTACGACCGCATCTTCGTGCGGATGTACGAGATCGCCCAGTCGGTCCGCATCATCCGGCAGGCACTCGGCTCGCTGCCGGGCGGGCCGGTCAGCGTGGATGCCAAGCACGTCTCGCTGCCGAGCAAGGACGATACCTACAACAACATCGAGGGCCTGATGAACCATTTCAAGCTGGTCTTCGAGGGCGTGCGGGTGCCGCCGGGCGAACTCTACGACTGCAGCGAGGTCGCAAACGGCGAACTGGGCTTCTACATCGTCGCCGACGGCTCGGGCAAGCCGTATCGCAATCGCTGCCGGCCGCCCTCCTTCCAGGCCTTCGCCGCGTATCCCGAGATGATCGAGGGGGCGATGGTGGCTGACGCCGTGGCGACCCTGGGCAGCCTCAACATCATCGCCGGGGAACTGGATCGATGA
- a CDS encoding NAD(P)H-dependent oxidoreductase subunit E — protein MNPFAFTPENRARIAALLPRYPEKQAALLPVLWIAQEQVLADADRPRVLNAEVIRAVAEALDLSPAYVWGVATFYTMYHTRPVGRHLLEICTSVGCCLTGGEELFRHMCSRLGLDAEHGGTTEDGRFTVRRAECLAACGYAPMLQLDEGPYLENLTAEGANRLLERLSNGEDVSDMAAPLRGPTEPAVTR, from the coding sequence ATGAATCCTTTCGCTTTCACCCCCGAGAATCGGGCGCGGATCGCGGCCTTGCTGCCGCGCTATCCCGAGAAGCAGGCCGCGTTGCTGCCCGTGCTGTGGATCGCCCAGGAGCAGGTGCTGGCCGATGCCGATCGGCCGCGGGTACTGAACGCCGAGGTGATACGCGCGGTCGCCGAGGCCCTGGACCTGTCGCCGGCGTACGTCTGGGGCGTGGCGACGTTCTACACGATGTACCACACCAGGCCCGTGGGCCGGCACCTGCTGGAGATCTGCACCAGCGTCGGCTGCTGCCTGACCGGCGGGGAAGAACTCTTCCGCCACATGTGCTCGCGCCTGGGCCTGGATGCCGAGCACGGCGGTACGACCGAGGATGGGCGCTTCACCGTGCGGCGAGCCGAGTGCCTCGCGGCCTGCGGCTACGCGCCGATGTTGCAACTCGACGAGGGCCCGTACCTCGAGAACCTCACGGCCGAGGGCGCCAATCGCCTGCTCGAGCGCCTGAGCAACGGCGAGGACGTGTCGGACATGGCCGCGCCGCTGCGCGGGCCCACCGAACCGGCGGTGACGAGATGA
- the nuoF gene encoding NADH-quinone oxidoreductase subunit NuoF, which translates to MPGAPPRTAQRGGSGGRHPPEEALMKVLTEYLAHPESHTLAYYESHGGYETARKALTQLAPADVVAEVKASGLRGRGGAGFPTGMKWGFIPQGSPKPKYLVVNADESEPGTFKDRLLLEKDPHAILEGVIISAYAIGAHWSAIYIRGEFARQHAILETAINEAYARGYLGKGVFGTDYDLDLVLHRGAGAYICGEETALLSSLEGKRGYPKLKPPFPATHGAWESPTCVNNVETIATIPWILRHGGSEYAKIGVFVPGEEGKPPKVDSRGTRLMCVSGHVNNPGVFEVELGTPIIDVVEKLAGGVWKGRKLKAVIPGGSSTPILTAEEAGQMCLTYEDCAKFKTMFGSGGLMVIDEQQCMVRLLEVLLHFYAHESCGQCSPCREGTDWLYQIVRRVEAGRGEAEDFKTIEELCNNMEGRTVCPLAAAATMPTTSYLAKFRDEFLAHVAHKGCPQRVAATVHGAAPAAVGV; encoded by the coding sequence ATGCCCGGCGCCCCGCCACGGACGGCACAGCGGGGGGGCTCGGGGGGGCGGCACCCCCCCGAGGAGGCTCTAATGAAGGTGCTCACCGAGTACCTCGCTCACCCCGAGAGCCATACCCTCGCCTACTACGAGTCCCACGGCGGCTACGAGACGGCGCGCAAGGCCCTCACACAACTGGCGCCGGCCGACGTCGTCGCCGAGGTCAAGGCGAGCGGCCTGCGCGGGCGCGGCGGCGCCGGGTTCCCCACGGGCATGAAGTGGGGCTTCATCCCGCAGGGCAGCCCCAAGCCCAAGTACCTGGTTGTCAACGCCGACGAGTCCGAGCCCGGGACCTTCAAGGATAGGCTGCTGCTCGAGAAGGATCCGCACGCCATCCTGGAGGGCGTGATCATCTCGGCCTACGCGATCGGGGCGCACTGGAGCGCCATCTACATCCGCGGGGAGTTCGCGCGGCAGCATGCAATCCTCGAGACGGCCATCAACGAGGCCTATGCCAGGGGCTACCTGGGCAAGGGCGTTTTCGGAACCGATTACGATCTCGACCTGGTGCTGCACCGCGGGGCCGGCGCCTACATCTGCGGGGAGGAGACAGCCCTTCTCTCCTCGCTCGAAGGCAAGCGGGGCTACCCGAAGCTCAAGCCGCCGTTTCCGGCCACGCACGGCGCGTGGGAGAGCCCCACCTGCGTCAACAACGTCGAGACCATCGCCACCATTCCGTGGATCCTGCGCCACGGCGGCTCCGAGTACGCGAAAATTGGCGTCTTCGTGCCGGGCGAGGAAGGCAAGCCGCCCAAGGTGGACTCGCGCGGCACCCGCCTCATGTGCGTGTCCGGCCACGTCAACAACCCGGGGGTATTCGAGGTCGAACTCGGCACGCCCATCATCGACGTCGTCGAGAAACTCGCCGGCGGCGTCTGGAAGGGCCGCAAGCTCAAGGCCGTCATCCCCGGGGGGTCGAGCACGCCCATCCTCACCGCGGAAGAAGCCGGCCAGATGTGCCTGACCTACGAGGACTGCGCGAAGTTCAAGACGATGTTCGGGTCGGGCGGCCTGATGGTCATCGACGAGCAGCAGTGCATGGTGCGCCTGCTCGAGGTCCTGCTGCACTTCTACGCGCATGAAAGCTGCGGCCAGTGCTCGCCGTGCCGGGAAGGCACCGACTGGCTGTACCAGATCGTGCGCCGCGTGGAGGCCGGCAGGGGCGAAGCCGAAGACTTCAAGACCATCGAGGAGCTCTGCAACAACATGGAGGGCCGCACCGTGTGTCCGCTGGCGGCGGCCGCGACGATGCCCACGACCAGCTACCTGGCCAAGTTCCGCGACGAGTTCCTCGCGCACGTCGCGCACAAGGGGTGCCCGCAAAGGGTCGCCGCCACGGTGCACGGCGCCGCCCCGGCGGCGGTGGGAGTCTAG